In a genomic window of Periophthalmus magnuspinnatus isolate fPerMag1 chromosome 3, fPerMag1.2.pri, whole genome shotgun sequence:
- the cog4 gene encoding conserved oligomeric Golgi complex subunit 4, which yields MADSGSVPARRCGSGSVSSVSMDTISALTELEDLENIYQQLCSEEKEVEAELDRLVGQESTIHTKMLALQRMGPKLQLIEGDASQLSGMITFTCSLAENVSRKVRQLDLAKTRLYNVIQRADDILDLKFCTDGVQTALRNEDYEQAAAHIHRYLSLDQSVIELSRQGEESSSVDASLVLLQEAEQKLKVIVSEKLDEAVAAVDLAQVERFFKIFPLLGLHQQGLARFGQYLCTQLAAKAEENLILATGGDVGDKRAPLIFADTLTLLLEGIARVIETHQPIVETYYGPGHLYTLIRHLQEECDKQAQKIVDKFIQQRGYHNKFQIVQNSMLKTIPGERTEPRELDPVLTEVTIMNARAELYLRFLRRRILADFEVGDIQSITKEHQQNAEKLLKHCQLSRTMQELIGYYIPMEEYYMRESVNKAVTMDTYEKGQLTSSMVDDCFYIVKKCISRALSSSSIDCLCAMINHANSVLESDFREVLYNKLRQGFPATTLQDIQRGVSSAVSLMQSSLQQGKFNTLGIESTENAKTAFLVTLNNVEVCSENISTLKRNLENDCAKLFTQGTSSVEHAKIESCLSDLVNTSTKFKDLLQEGLTELNTTAIKPQVKPWISSFLSISHNIEEEEFNDYEANDPWVQQLIVNLEQLMCEFKVALSPVIYDTLTSLMTSLISIELEKTVLKCSFSRLGGLQFDKELRSLVAYLTTVTTWTIRDKFARLTQMATILNLERVTEILDYWGPNSGPLTWRLTPAEVRQVLALRIDFRSEDIKRLRL from the exons ATGGCGGACAGTGGCTCGGTACCAGCGAGAAGATGCGGCTCCGGCTCAGTTTCCTCCGTCAGCATGGACACAATATCAGCTCTGACAGAACTGGAGGATTTAGAAAACATTTACCAACAGCTTTGTTCTGAAGAG AAAGAAGTGGAAGCTGAACTGGACAGATTGGTGGGACAGGAAAGCACCATCCACACAAAGATGCTGGCTTTGCAGAGAATGGG GCCTAAGCTCCAGCTGATTGAGGGAGATGCCAGTCAACTGTCTGGCATGATAACTTTTACTTGCAGCTTGGCTGAAAATGTCAGCCGCAAAGTGAGACAGCTCGATCTCGCAAAA acaCGGTTGTATAATGTTATCCAGCGAGCCGATGATATCCTGGATCTGAAGTTTTGTACTGATGGTGTTCAGACAGCCCTCCGCAATGAAGATTATGAACAGGCTGCAGCTCACATTCACAGATACCTTTCTTTAGACCAATCTGTAATTGAACTGAGTAGACAAGGAGAAGAAA GTAGTTCAGTGGATGCCAGCCTGGTTTTGCTCCAAGAGGCAGAGCAAAAACTGAAAGTCATTGTTTCTGAAAAACTGGATGaagctgttgctgctgttgatCTAGCACAGGTGGAAAGGTTCTTCAAAATCTTTCCCCTGTTAGGCCTCCATCAACAGGGGCTTGCACGGTTCGGACAATATCTCTGCACTCAG CTTGCTGCTAAAGCTGAAGAGAATCTAATTTTAGCTACAGGAGGAGATGTGGGTGACAAGAGGGCACCACTTATATTTGCTGACACACTGACACTTTTGCTTGAAg gCATTGCACGTGTAATTGAGACTCACCAACCAATAGTGGAAACCTATTATGGCCCAGGGCATCTCTATACATTGATAAGACACCTACAGGAGGAGTGTGATAAACAAGCACAGAAAATAGTTGACAAATTTATTCAACAGAGAGGATATCACAATAAG TTCCAGATTGTCCAAAACAGCATGTTGAAGACAATTCCAGGTGAAAGGACTGAGCCCAG AGAGCTGGATCCAGTCCTCACTGAAGTAACAATAATGAATGCCAGGGCTGAGCTCTATCTACGTTTTTTACGGCGTCGAATTCTTGCAGACTTTGAAGTTGGAGATATACAGAGCATCACAAAGG AGCATCAGCAGAATGCCGAAAAGCTccttaaacactgtcaactgaGTAGAACAATGCAAGAGTTAATTGGCTATTACATACCGATGGAAGAGTACTACATGAGGGAATCTGTAAACAAG GCTGTTACCATGGATACATATGAGAAAGGCCAACTAACATCCAGCATGGTGGATGACTGTTTTTACATTGTGAAAAAGTGTATTAGTAGAGCATTGTCCAGCTCTAGTATCGACTGCTTATGCGCCATGATCAACCATGCTAACTCCGTGCTGGAGTCAGACTTCAG GGAAGTACTGTATAATAAGTTACGACAAGGTTTTCCAGCGACTACCCTTCAAGACATCCAGCGCGGTGTCAGTAGTGCTGTCAGTCTGATGCAAAGTAGTTTACAACAGGGGAAATTCAACACTCTGGGCATAGAGAGTACTGAAAATGCAAAGACTGCGTTTTTG GTGACTTTGAATAACGTTGAGGTGTGTAGTGAGAATATTTCTACTTTAAAACGAAACCTCGAG aatgactgtgCCAAGTTGTTTACTCAGGGCACCAGCTCTGTTGAACACGCAAAAATTGAAAGTTGTTTGTCAGATCTTGTCAACACTTCCACCAAGTTTAAAGATCTTTTACag gAGGGTCTGACAGAGCTGAACACAACTGCTATAAAACCTCAAGTTAAACCATGGATAAGCAGTTTTTTGTCTATTTCACACAATATTGAAGAG GAAGAGTTTAATGATTATGAAGCCAATGATCCCTGGGTGCAGCAACTTATTGTCAACTTGGAACAGCTGATGTGTGAGTTTAAG GTGGCCCTCTCTCCTGTTATCTATGACACCCTGACCAGCCTAATGACCAGCTTAATATCTATTGAACTGGAGAAGACTGTCCTCAAATGTTCATTTAGTCGG CTTGGAGGGTTGCAGTTTGACAAAGAGCTTCGGTCTCTTGTGGCCTACCTTACAACTGTGACCACCTGGACCATCAGAGATAAATTCGCTCGCCTTACTCAGATGGCCACTATTCTCAACTTGGAGCGG GTAACTGAGATCTTGGACTACTGGGGTCCCAACTCTGGCCCTCTGACGTGGAGACTAACACCGGCTGAGGTACGACAGGTCTTGGCTCTTCGAATAGACTTCAGAAGTGAAGACATCAAGAGGCTGCGCTTGTAA